A region from the Lolium perenne isolate Kyuss_39 chromosome 4, Kyuss_2.0, whole genome shotgun sequence genome encodes:
- the LOC127347308 gene encoding uncharacterized protein: MDLSAQRLKHSGADGDGGGEDRLSDLPDDVLIDILVLVDDAAEALLPELSFNFIGHHRIDAALAAHQVPDLSLLFVLTEDPYPEFVSEWLPAAARALSGHIDLEVFRPDTEPVAEERGDIDLPCFEKATSITLKLGFLGLALPSSGVFARLRGLQLVDVRLHGQSGLGELLSSQRCPSLKSVIVCQARGLDSFNIHSESLLNIELSNLHCLQQLTVIAPVLEILRVKNCFTNPLDPDLSVANISAPQLKLLEWMNAYDPSSIQLDNMMHLENLGIKIFILEGEEEAVERNLYCMTLLWRFDHIRALDLLISYPPDICTGPYLMEHMPKLHITILALGIMAYGHCFGASVFDVLMRCRGLKRLDLDFLPRSQLGEQTLCPSGCICDQQPKWKTEELALNCLEEIEIHDMRGTEHEVALVQRLFHWAIVLKRLKIVFHELITESKAKELRQLLLSFSRIDICIDISTFVP, translated from the exons ATGGATCTCAGCGCCCAGCGACTGAAGCATTCCGGcgccgacggcgacggcggcggcgaggaccGCCTGAGTGATCTACCAGACGACGTGCTCATAGACATCCTTGTCCTGGTCGACGACGCCGCCGAG GCCCTCCTCCCGGAgctcagcttcaacttcatcgggcACCACCGCATAGACGCCGCGCTCGCAGCCCATCAAGTGCCGGATCTGAGCCTCCTCTTCGTGCTAACCGAGGATCCGTATCCTGAATTCGTGTCGGAGTGGCTTCCCGCCGCCGCGCGCGCTCTCTCTGGCCACATAGACCTCGAGGTTTTTCGGCCGGATACCGAGCCCGTGGCCGAGGAAAGAGGCGACATTGATCTGCCTTGCTTCGAGAAGGCTACCTCCATCACGCTCAAGCTTGGGTTCCTTGGCCTCGCCCTGCCTTCATCCGGAGTGTTCGCCCGGCTCCGTGGTCTACAGCTGGTTGACGTCCGGCTACATGGTCAGTCCGGGCTCGGCGAACTTCTCTCCTCCCAGCGGTGCCCATCCTTGAAGTCCGTCATTGTCTGCCAAGCCCGGGGCCTCGACAGCTTCAACATTCACTCGGAATCTCTTCTAAACATAGAGCTGTCGAATCTGCATTGCTTGCAGCAGCTCACTGTCATTGCGCCGGTACTCGAGATCTTAAGAGTGAAAAACTGCTTTACCAATCCGCTGGATCCAGATCTATCAGTTGCCAACATCTCAGCCCCTCAGCTGAAGTTGCTCGAGTGGATGAATGCTTATGATCCAAGTTCTATCCAGCTTGACAACATGATGCATCTCGAAAATCTGGGCATCAAAATTTTTATTCtagagggagaggaggaggctgtTGAACGCAATCTCTATTGCATGACGCTTTTGTGGCGCTTTGACCACATTCGCGCTCTTGATCTCCTGATTTCCTATCCTCCG GACATATGTACCGGGCCATACTTGATGGAACACATGCCAAAGCTTCATATTACAATCTTGGCGCTGGGTATAATGGCATATGGACATTGCTTTGGAGCAAGCGTATTTGATGTTCTAATGAGGTGTCGTGGTCTAAAAAGGCTGGACCTTGATTTTCTGCCAAGAAGTCAACTCGGG GAACAAACTCTCTGCCCATCAGGTTGCATATGTGATCAGCAACCAAAATGGAAAACTGAAGAGCTTGCGCTGAATTGCCTTGAGGAAATAGAAATCCATGACATGAGGGGAACTGAACATGAAGTTGCTCTTGTGCAACGGTTGTTCCATTGGGCAATAGTACTCAAAAGGCTGAAAATAGTTTTCCATGAATTAATCACTGAAAGCAAGGCCAAAGAGCTCCGCCAGTTATTACTAagcttctctaggatagacatatgTATCGATATTAGCACGTTTGTTCCATAA
- the LOC127294219 gene encoding CBS domain-containing protein CBSCBSPB3, with protein sequence MNPGGAAAMAQNRRTRSRPPSAASSRKSEDPSAAASNGNGNGNVKAPSKPASPNHVAGERTVKNLRLSKALTIPEGTTVSEACRRMAARRVDAVLLTDVNGLLSGIVTDKDIATRVIAEGLRVKQTIISKIMTRSPLYVTADTLAIEALQKMVQGKFRHLPVVEDGEVIAMLDIAKCLYDAISRLDKAAEQGSALAAAVEGVERQLGGNFSAPHTLIETLRERMFKPSLSTIITESTKVAIVSPSDPVYVAAQKMRELRVNSVIITTGNSLQGIFTSKDILMRVVAQNLSPELTLVEKVMTPHPDSATLDTTILDALHIMHDGKFLHIPVIDGDGKVVACLDVLQLTHAAISLVEGGPGAANDVANTIMQRFWDSALALEPPDEEFDSHSEISLVPPSEAGDGRSSIYPAVTGNSFAFKLEDQKRRMHRFTCGSESLDELISSVTQRLGTRGEKDPIQLLYDDDEGDRVLLTTDSDLAGAVTHAKSSGLKVLRLHVDESDSNSEATKQFPEPELVSSHTSQLTPVHYGLMAGAIALTGVVVLVYLKRSRG encoded by the exons ATGAaccccggcggcgccgccgctATGGCGCAGAACCGCCGCACGCGCAGCCGGCCGCCGTCGGCGGCCTCCTCCCGCAAGTCCGAGGATCCCTCCGCCGCTGCCTCTAACGGAAATGGAAACGGCAACGTGAAGGCCCCCTCCAAGCCCGCCTCTCCCAATCACGTCGC GGGGGAGAGGACGGTCAAGAACCTGCGGCTTTCGAAGGCGCTGACGATCCCGGAGGGTACGACGGTGTCGGAGGCGTGCCGGCGTATGGCGGCGAGGCGGGTCGACGCCGTGCTGCTCACCGACGTCAACGGCCTCCTCTCAGGCATTGTCACCGACAAG GACATAGCCACAAGGGTTATTGCCGAGGGGCTGCGCGTTAAGCAAACAATCATCTCCAAGATCATGACCCGAAGCCCTCTGTACGTCACGGCTGACACACTTGCTATCGAGGCGTTGCAGAAAATGGTCCAAG GAAAATTTAGACACCTCCCAGTGGTTGAAGATGGTGAGGTTATTGCCATGCTAGACATTGCAAAATGCCTCTATGATGCAATATCAAGACTGGACAAGGCAGCAGAACAAGGAAGTGCACTTGCAGCTGCTGTAGAAGGGGTTGAGCGCCAATTAGGAGGCAACTTCTCAG CTCCTCACACTTTAATAGAAACTCTGAGAGAACGGATGTTTAAACCTTCTTTGTCAACCATTATCACAGAAAGCACAAA GGTAGCAATTGTTTCACCTTCAGATCCTGTTTATGTAGCAGCCCAAAAAATGCGTGAGCTACGCGTCAATTCGGTGATTATAACTACCGGAAATTCGCTGCAAGGAATCTTTAC CTCAAAGGATATTCTTATGCGTGTTGTGGCACAAAACCTTTCTCCTGAATTAACTCTAGTAGAAAAG GTAATGACTCCACACCCGGACAGTGCTACATTGGATACGACAATTCTTGACGCACTACACATTATGCATGATGGCAAATTCTTGCATATTCCTGTTATTGATGGAG ATGGGAAAGTTGTTGCTTGCTTGGATGTTCTGCAGCTTACCCATGCAGCCATTTCGctg GTCGAAGGTGGTCCTGGAGCTGCAAATGATGTGGCAAACACAATAATGCAGAGGTTCTGGGACTCTGCTCTTGCTTTGGAGCCTCCAGACGAGGAATTTGATAGCCACAG CGAAATATCTTTAGTGCCGCCTTCAGAGGCTGGAGATGGCAGGAGTAGCATTTATCCTGCTGTTACTGGCAATTCTTTTGCCTTCAAGCTCGAGGACCAGAAGAGACGTATGCATAGATTTACATGTG GTTCAGAGAGTTTAGACGAGCTTATATCTTCTGTAACACAAAGGTTAGGCACTCGCGGTGAGAAGGACCCAATTcagcttttg TACGACGATGATGAAGGTGATAGGGTGCTGCTCACTACAGATTCTGATCTTGCCGGTGCTGTGACGCATGCTAAATCATCTGGATTGAAG GTCCTGAGGTTACACGTTGATGAGTCGGATTCCAATTCTGAAGCTACAAAGCAATTTCCGGAGCCGGAGCTGGTGTCTTCCCACACAAGTCAGTTGACGCCTGTTCATTACGGGTTGATGGCTGGAGCTATTGCCTTGACAGGCGTCGTGGTGCTGGTTTACTTGAAGCGCTCAAGAGGATGA